The following are from one region of the Scylla paramamosain isolate STU-SP2022 chromosome 23, ASM3559412v1, whole genome shotgun sequence genome:
- the LOC135111937 gene encoding uncharacterized protein LOC135111937: MAFNSDQVLVLNNGSGKRARASSSSASLKCSTPKKAARNLLEDSSSDERSPKRATRSLQPSWQEDNATEADWAPLDLSVFSDVVQQQQQDGGEEQGWTTVTTSRARRHQPPRPKFKLGSLGEYENSYRAISALEREYPTLRIQVRVNLKGEHVVTPKDEDSTALLRRIAEEGNRVLLLDPSEKRHKVVLERYPLDLPLEAVEAHPQVTSAQRLTSKRDKLPTRQVLLVCVGPPPAKLDLGCWGRYSLRPYQGEPVRCYRCQRYNHLQARCEHAARCGVCSLPHPTEECIARHKANEATTARCPNCGKNHHAWNPQCPERLRRMPRSRQQQQQQSQAPPRRQRRRRHTASHGQPRQQIAQPQQQQHPPRGQPGRSARDPVAPAPPPVRSAWVPRQAPSATPPPPSQPAARPEEINRQPPHRRPEVQPPAIGTESRTPSAHPSTRSGSTPTKHARAKPHHPSSGTQGRDPPGDAPARAATGPAPTTVRRRAMVPSDPLHGVPACLSEETRAVVNCLMARMVQLMAELLASPDHVPARRDDLDALLRQETATAISEYAEGATHADQPAGPPRLRVLQWNVQGLRPKKHQVLQAVFEEHLDVVLLQETLTPADFEWRVAGYTLHSLPTAEGTRGCAALVRSTIPHRRVAAPVNCGDGVEVLALELQVGSLPLLVYNVYRSQRHQLEAGELLTLASHSSLLVAGDLNAHHPMLQSPSPANETGRHLAVLLEEIPHVCLLNTGEATHTRGGRLDLTLVSSDLAAGATWQVHPTLTSDHFATLTTLPVAPPVPPRPPPRWNIRRADWTKFQASLDEWWAAYQPPADLHQQERDLTTAIQTAAAAAIPRCTPSRRHRTDWWYYNEEVHEHNHRVNQHRKLYKRRPNPNNLRLLQDVVARARQVSLRAREAKWLEWCATFSHHTSLGQLWRSVRTASGAAPPRPPAHPHPQQEAERLATMFTTRSSSDQLPPQTQRIQQQLRPHRDEAVREAMEEADVTDQPFSLQELERARRRGRDTAAGADGVPYSMLAHAGPAGDAALLATINASWMAGCLPPAWKEADIQPIPKPREPTKIRPISLLSCTAKTAERMVLARLQWRVGPSHPHVFGYTRGVSTADSILALLTQIDHRPAVIVFIDLEKAFELASPHAILDALVRKGVRGRLLAWLRDYLQRRLARVRFQGLRSTFKVLENGTPQGGILSPLLFNLLMEQLVALPFHAGTVLLSYADDLALVVTGRGNKLRRTQQALDLISGKCQDLGLKISAEKSRAMMVKAADPTWQLRVQGVELAWTNSYQYLGVWVDKRLSFTAHGAYLRERTQSRLNVMRAMTRISAGATFSVLRQYYVHAVRSLVDYSAPVLIALSPNQQERIEVLQNTAMRTMLGAPRWSSACVMQSETRLVPLTTRVQQITACRVARVLQRDAEGVTQRRLRLAGTQGAESLRRNPWLLQCTLATHNLARMENWPQADLPAPTFRAPPPWEPPAAEFSATQLPASKALCAVEEMRQHAFMAMAQVTEPDSVVYYTDGSADPDSGRTGAAAITRGAEVCERTPDHCSTLQTELVAILLALEHAQHRRERTVVLHTDSRTGLQALQQPYPSDNVGLVTAILGSLQSLAAQGRRVRLSWIPSHVGVRGNEAADAAAKRAASGPQVTRHVPPSLSQVRARARLAATKRARHTHRQLETRKRQAAWYASATGYQSLDASQQQPRADGVLLQRVRLGYCTREQLYDDFRGQECDHCGRHSRHPLVHYLLSCPATAALRPTPPPPAHPVGGDLLSSREARAALIVRHTPTDLMLRVLRAAPPPR; this comes from the exons ATGGCATTCAACAGTGACCAAGTGCTAGTGCTGAACAACGGTTCAGGGAAGAGGGCAagagcatcctcttcttcagcaTCCCTAAAGTGCTCCACGCCCAAGAAAGCGGCCCGTAACCTGCTGGAGGACAGCAGCAGTGATGAGCGCTCACCGAAGCGAGCCACCCGCAGCCTCCAGCCTTCATGGCAGGAGGACAACGCTACCGAAGCGGACTGGGCCCCACTCGACCTCTCCGTTTTCAGCGAcgtggtgcagcagcagcagcaggacggcGGTGAGGAGCAAGGATGGACTACCGTCACGACCAGCCGAGCTCGCCGCCACCAGCCCCCGAGGCCCAAGTTCAAGCTGGGCAGCCTGGGCGAATACGAGAACTCTTACCGAGCCATCTCTGCCCTCGAGAGGGAGTATCCGACCCTTCGGATACAGGTAAGGGTTAATCTCAAGGGTGAGCACGTGGTCACGCCCAAGGACGAGGATTCCACGGCACTCCTGCGCCGCATcgcggaggaaggaaacagggtgCTCCTCCTCGACCCAAGCGAAAAGAGGCACAAGGTGGTGCTGGAGCGCTACCCGCTCGACCTGCCTCTCGAGGCGGTAGAGGCTCACCCTCAGGTGACCTCCGCCCAGCGTCTGACCTCCAAGAGGGACAAGTTGCCCACGAGACAGgtgctacttgtgtgtgtggggccgcCGCCCGCCAAGTTGGATCTCGGCTGCTGGGGCAGATACTCCCTGCGCCCCTACCAAGGTGAGCCTGTAAGATGTTACAGGTGCCAACGGTACAACCACCTGCAGGCGCGGTGCGAACATGCCGCCAGGTGCGGCGTGTGCAGCCTGCCCCACCCGACGGAGGAGTGCATCGCCCGCCATAAGGCCAACGAGGCAACCACCGCCAGGTGCCCAAACTGTGGGAAAAACCACCACGCGTGGAACCCCCAGTGCCCTGAGAGGCTCCGTAGGATGCCTCGTTCacgccagcagcaacaacagcagtctcAGGCGCCACCAAGGCGGCAACGTCGACGTCGCCATACAGCGTCGCATGGGCAGCCCCGGCAACAGATCGCTCAgccccagcagcaacagcatccaCCACGTGGCCAGCCAGGAAGGTCAGCGCGAGATCCCGTTGCACCCGCCCCACCTCCAGTCAGGTCAGCTTGGGTCCCGCGGCAGGCCCCCTCagccacccccccacccccgtcCCAGCCAGCGGCAAGACCGGAAGAGATTAACCGGCAACCCCCTCACCGCCGACCCGAGGTACAGCCTCCAGCCATAGGCACGGAGAGCCGCACCCCCTCCGCCCACCCCTCCACTCGCTCAGGTAGCACCCCTACCAAGCATGCTCGAGCCAAGCCCCACCACCCGAGCAGCGGCACACAAGGGAGAGACCCTCCCGGCGACGCCCCCGCCCGTGCGGCGACAGGCCCAGCACCGACAACGGTGAGGAGGAGAGCCATGGTCCCGAGCGATCCTCTCCACGGGGTGCCCGCCTGTCTCAGCGAAGAAACCCGCGCGGTGGTCAACTGCCTCATGGCGCGGATGGTGCAGTTGATGGCGGAGCTGCTTGCCAGCCCTGATCACGTCCCCGCTAGGCGGGACGATCTGGACGCGCTTCTCCGCCAGGAGACGGCCACGGCCATCTCTGA ATATGCTGAGGGCGCCACCCACGCGGACCAGCCTGCAGGGCCCCCCAGGCTCAGAGTCCTGCAATGGAACGTGCAGGGCCTGCGACCCAAGAAACATCAAGTCCTACAGGCCGTCTTCGAGGAGCACCTTGACGTTGTGCTCCTCCAGGAAACACTGACGCCCGCCGACTTTGAATGGAGGGTGGCGGGCTACACCCTTCACTCGCTCCCCACAGCGGAGGGCACCCGAGGCTGTGCAGCGCTGGTGAGGAGCACAATCCCTCACCGCAGGGTTGCAGCCCCAGTCAACTGCGGGGACGGAGTGGAGGTCCTGGCGCTGGAGCTGCAGGTGGGAAGTCTCCCGCTCCTGGTATACAACGTATACAGGAGCCAGCGACACCAGCTGGAGGCAGGAGAGCTTCTCACCCTCGCCTCCCACTCCAGTCTCTTGGTTGCGGGCGACCTCAACGCCCACCACCCCATGCTACAGTCACCGTCCCCAGCCAACGAAACGGGCCGCCACCTGGCCGTGCTGCTCGAGGAAATCCCTCACGTGTGCCTTCTCAACACAGGGGAGGCCACCCACACCCGGGGAGGAAGGCTTGACCTCACGTTGGTCTCGAGTGACCTGGCGGCAGGCGCTACGTGGCAGGTGCACCCGACCCTCACCAGCGACCACTttgccaccctcaccaccctcccagTGGCCCCGCCGGTCCCACCCCGCCCGCCCCCACGCTGGAACATAAGGAGAGCGGACTGGACCAAGTTTCAGGCCTCTCTTGACGAGTGGTGGGCCGCCTATCAGCCGCCCGCCGACCTACATCAGCAGGAGAGGGACCTGACGACGGCCATCCAGACCGCAGCCGCCGCAGCCATCCCAAGGTGCACCCCGAGCCGCCGCCACCGGACAGACTGGTGGTACTACAACGAAGAGGTGCACGAGCACAACCACCGTGTCAACCAACACAGAAAACTGTACAAAAGGCGCCCCAACCCCAACAACCTAAGACTCCTACAGGATGTGGTGGCCCGCGCACGGCAGGTATCCCTGAGGGCCAGAGAGGCTAAGTGGCTGGAGTGGTGCGCCACTTTTAGCCACCACACGTCTCTAGGCCAGCTGTGGAGGAGCGTGAGGACAGCCTCCggcgctgccccgccccgcccgcccgcccacccGCACCCGCAGCAGGAGGCAGAGAGGCTTGCCACCATGTTCACCACGCGGAGCTCCAGTGACCAGCTTCCTCCCCAGACACAACGCATCCAGCAGCAGCTCCGACCACACCGCGACGAGGCTGTCAGGGAGGCGATGGAGGAAGCCGACGTGACTGACCAgcccttctcccttcaagagctgGAGCGGGCTAGGAGGAGAGGCCGCGACACGGCAGCGGGGGCGGACGGCGTGCCATACTCCATGTTGGCGCACGCTGGGCCGGCTGGGGACGCCGCGCTGTTGGCCACCATCAACGCCTCATGGATGGCGGGCTGTCTGCCGCCCGCGTGGAAGGAAGCCGACATTCAGCCGATTCCAAAGCCGAGGGAGCCCACCAAGATCagacccatctctctcctcagctgcaCGGCCAAAACGGCTGAGAGGATGGTGCTCGCGCGGCTACAGTGGCGCGTGGGGCCCTCTCACCCACATGTGTTCGGCTACACCCGCGGAGTGAGCACGGCAGACAGCATCCTCGCCCTGCTGACCCAAATTGACCACCGCCCCGCCGTCATCGTCTTCATCGACCTCGAGAAGGCGTTCGAGCTAGCCAGCCCTCACGCCATCCTCGACGCACTCGTGCGGAAAGGGGTGCGAGGAAGGCTGCTGGCCTGGCTCCGCGACTACCTGCAGCGCCGCCTCGCCAGGGTTAGGTTCCAGGGCCTGAGGTCGACCTTCAAGGTACTTGAGAACGGGACGCCCCAGGGCGGCATCCTCAGCCCTCTACTGTTCAACCTGCTGATGGAACAGCTAGTGGCACTGCCTTTCCACGCTGGCACCGTCCTGCTGAGCTACGCCGATGACCTCGCCCTCGTCGTCACCGGAAGGGGCAACAAGCTCAGGAGGACGCAGCAGGCACTCGACCTCATCAGCGGGAAATGCCAGGACCTGGGGCTCAAGATCTCGGCAGAGAAGTCCCGGGCCATGATGGTGAAGGCGGCAGACCCAACCTGGCAGCTCCGCGTCCAGGGAGTTGAGCTGGCATGGACCAACTCCTACCAGTACCTCGGTGTGTGGGTGGACAAGCGGCTGTCCTTCACAGCCCACGGCGCCTACCTGAGGGAGAGGACGCAGTCTAGGCTGAACGTGATGCGGGCCATGACGCGAATCAGCGCGGGCGCCACTTTTTCCGTCCTGCGCCAGTACTACGTGCACGCTGTTCGCTCGCTGGTGGATTACAGCGCCCCCGTCCTCATAGCACTCTCTCCAAACCAGCAGGAGCGGATCGAGGTGCTACAAAACACCGCAATGAGGACCATGCTGGGGGCACCGAGGTGGTCCAGCGCATGCGTCATGCAGAGCGAGACCAGACTggtacccctcaccaccagggtaCAGCAGATCACGGCCTGCCGCGTAGCGAGGGTGCTGCAGCGTGACGCGGAGGGAGTGACACAGAGGAGACTAAGGCTGGCGGGGACGCAGGGTGCCGAATCTCTCCGCCGCAACCCGTGGCTGCTGCAGTGCACGCTGGCTACCCACAACCTGGCTCGCATGGAGAACTGGCCACAGGCGGACCTCCCTGCCCCCACCTTCCGCGCCCCACCCCCGTGGGAGCCACCCGCGGCAGAGTTCTCCGCCACACAGCTGCCCGCCAGCAAGGCGCTCTGCGCGGTGGAGGAGATGCGGCAGCACGCCTTCATGGCCATGGCGCAGGTCACCGAGCCAGACAGTGTTGTGTACTACACCGACGGCTCGGCTGACCCTGACAGCGGAAGGACGGGCGCTGCTGCCATCACCAGAGGGGCCGAGGTGTGTGAGAGGACTCCCGACCACTGCTCCACCCTGCAGACAGAACTGGTGGCCATCCTGCTGGCCCTGGAGCACGCTCAACACCGGCGGGAGCGCACCGTGGTGCTCCACACCGACTCCAGAACGGGGCTACAGGCTCTACAACAGCCGTATCCCAGCGACAACGTGGGCCTCGTCACCGCCATCCTGGGTAGCCTCCAGAGCCTCGCCGCGCAGGGGCGGCGGGTGAGGCTCAGCTGGATACCCAGCCACGTGGGAGTACGAGGCAACGAGGCTGCTGACGCAGCCGCCAAGAGAGCTGCTAGTGGCCCCCAGGTGACAAGGCATGTGCCGCCCAGCCTGAGCCAAGTGAGGGCGCGAGCCAGGCTCGCCGCAACCAAGCGCGCCCGCCACACGCACCGGCAgctggaaacaaggaagagacaggCAGCTTGGTACGCCTCCGCCACTGGCTACCAGTCGTTGGACGCCTCCCAGCAGCAGCCCAGAGCAGACGGCGTGTTGCTGCAACGCGTAAGGCTGGGCTACTGCACCAGGGAACAGCTGTACGACGACTTTCGGGGGCAGGAGTGCGACCACTGCGGGAGGCACAGCCGCCACCCGCTAGTGCACTACCTACTGTCCTGTCCGGCCACCGCCGCCCTCAGaccaacgccgccaccaccggccCATCCTGTAGGCGGTGATCTCCTCAGCAGCCGCGAGGCCAGGGCTGCCCTCATCGTCCGCCACACGCCCACAGACCTGATGCTGCGAGTTCTCAGGGCAGCGCCCCCGCCCCGCTGA
- the LOC135111938 gene encoding uncharacterized protein LOC135111938, whose product MLYGMETVPLTKKQEAELKVAELKMLRFALEVTRMDKIRNDYIRGTTHVRRFGDKAREARLRWLGHVRRSDEGYVGRRMLDMDLPGRRKKGRPKRRFMGAVKGDMQVVGVTEESAEDQAHWRRVIRCGDP is encoded by the coding sequence ATGCTGTACGGTATGGAAACAGTACCGCTAACGAAAAAGCAGGAAGCGGAGTTGAAAGTAGCGGAATTGAAGATGTTGCGATTTGCTCTTGAAGTGACGAGGATGGATAAAATCAGAAATGATTACATCAGAGGAACAACACACGTGCGTCGGTTTGGGGACAAAGCAAGGGAGGCTAGGCTGAGGTGGCTTGGACATGTCAGGAGGAGTGACGAGGGatatgtggggaggaggatgctggacatggatctacctggcaggaggaagaaagggagaccaaagagaaggtttatgggtgctgtgaagggagacatgcaagTGGTGGGCGTGACAGAGGAAAGTGCAGAAGATCAAGCGCATTGGAGAAGAGTGATCCGCTGTGGAGACCCCTAA